A single genomic interval of Picosynechococcus sp. PCC 7003 harbors:
- a CDS encoding HD family phosphohydrolase, with amino-acid sequence MNFWSNSKQHRGQGQSPTRRKSPSQLSASVLAVVAVTSLTSVIGDRFYNQPQLAVDTIAPKTITAPTDGEFEDTKTTEAKRQEIRQGAIPSLKRDPELTPTIKQDLKTLLDDISRIRTISGEFPFLDPQILSVPSQTTLRQASDAQWETVLAIADQLEISPLPPLDTLLPTDASLATPTRELYGYAGVAGPAAVQRLITTIMVAREGYQQAIAEAQTTFNTDLFQTHQTFLLRLSDAEWEQVRTDILQAGDRILTQGIPPGISQSLLQETVQVQLENDSSGRAFAIDALTQILRPNLIEDREETKRRSEQAALAVEPVVVSIDAGEVIVTKGEQISQEDFVLLDGFGLSDRQINWLGLGGYALLVSGGVAITIIVVAKTKKNLRRRDWVLLLLISLSTPLLGLTKFPYNNNLPAVGLLTGSLYHPHIAIAQVALLSGITGISDEDIKWDHLIAATVGGLIAAQQSGKLRSREEQATLGFTIGAMQAIISLAWNLIASASAETLWYVLLPEALIFGVSGTIWIIIALGLSPYLERFFELLTPIRLAELSNPNRPLLAKLAKETPGTFQHTLFVASLAEAAGRQLGCDVELIRAGTLYHDIGKTHDPQGFIENQQGGPNKHDKLSPYESVEIIRKHVTEGEKMAKKHKLPKAIRDFIPEHQGTMQISYFYHQARALAEKEGQPPESVDEQLFRYAGPIPQSRETGVVMLADSCEAALRSLKEATPDQAAIMVNRIFRARWQDGQLAESGIEKNELPSIVDVFVKVWEQYNHKRIAYPQAALESRR; translated from the coding sequence ATGAATTTTTGGTCTAATTCCAAACAGCATCGGGGCCAAGGGCAATCTCCCACCCGGCGGAAGTCGCCTAGCCAACTTTCTGCTTCGGTATTGGCAGTGGTTGCGGTCACCTCCTTAACCAGCGTCATTGGCGATCGCTTCTATAACCAACCGCAATTGGCGGTGGATACCATTGCACCAAAGACGATCACGGCTCCCACCGACGGCGAATTTGAAGATACCAAGACCACCGAGGCCAAACGCCAGGAAATTCGTCAGGGCGCTATCCCCAGCTTGAAGCGAGATCCGGAACTGACACCAACCATCAAGCAAGATCTCAAAACCCTCCTCGATGACATTAGCCGAATCCGTACCATTTCCGGTGAATTTCCGTTTCTCGATCCCCAAATTTTATCGGTTCCGAGCCAAACAACGCTCCGCCAAGCCAGCGATGCCCAATGGGAAACGGTATTGGCGATCGCCGATCAACTCGAAATATCTCCCCTGCCGCCCCTCGATACCTTGCTGCCCACGGATGCAAGTTTGGCGACCCCGACCCGGGAACTCTACGGCTATGCAGGGGTAGCTGGCCCGGCGGCAGTGCAAAGGCTGATCACGACGATCATGGTTGCCCGGGAAGGTTATCAACAGGCGATCGCCGAGGCCCAAACTACCTTTAACACCGACCTGTTCCAAACCCACCAAACGTTTTTACTCCGCTTGTCTGATGCAGAATGGGAGCAAGTTCGTACTGATATTCTCCAGGCCGGCGATCGCATTTTGACCCAGGGGATTCCCCCCGGCATTTCCCAAAGCCTCCTCCAGGAAACCGTCCAAGTACAACTCGAAAACGACAGTTCCGGGCGCGCCTTTGCCATCGACGCTTTAACCCAAATTCTCCGCCCCAACCTGATCGAAGACCGCGAAGAAACCAAACGTCGTTCCGAACAGGCTGCCCTCGCCGTGGAACCCGTCGTTGTGAGCATTGATGCCGGCGAGGTAATTGTCACCAAGGGGGAACAAATTAGCCAGGAAGATTTTGTTCTGCTCGATGGCTTTGGCCTCAGCGATCGCCAAATTAATTGGCTGGGTCTCGGTGGTTACGCCCTCTTGGTTAGCGGTGGCGTTGCCATAACCATCATTGTCGTTGCCAAAACCAAAAAAAACCTGCGTCGGCGTGATTGGGTGTTGCTGCTGCTCATTAGCCTGAGTACCCCCCTCCTTGGCCTAACGAAATTCCCCTACAACAACAACTTACCAGCCGTCGGACTACTCACTGGTAGCCTCTACCATCCCCACATTGCGATCGCCCAAGTGGCCCTCTTATCTGGGATTACGGGCATTAGCGACGAAGACATTAAATGGGATCACCTCATTGCGGCCACCGTCGGCGGGCTCATTGCGGCCCAACAAAGCGGTAAATTGCGCTCCCGGGAAGAACAAGCCACCCTCGGCTTTACCATTGGGGCCATGCAAGCCATCATTAGCCTCGCCTGGAATCTCATTGCTAGTGCCAGTGCCGAGACCCTCTGGTATGTGCTATTGCCAGAAGCTCTGATCTTCGGAGTATCTGGCACCATCTGGATTATTATTGCCCTCGGACTCTCTCCCTATCTGGAACGCTTTTTTGAACTCCTGACCCCCATTCGCTTGGCCGAACTTTCCAATCCGAACCGTCCGCTGCTCGCCAAGCTTGCTAAAGAAACACCTGGAACCTTTCAACACACGCTATTTGTTGCCTCCCTCGCCGAGGCCGCCGGTCGCCAATTAGGCTGTGATGTGGAATTAATCCGTGCCGGAACCCTCTACCATGACATCGGTAAAACCCATGACCCCCAAGGTTTTATTGAAAATCAGCAGGGCGGCCCCAATAAACATGACAAGCTTAGTCCCTACGAAAGTGTCGAGATTATTCGCAAGCATGTGACGGAAGGGGAAAAAATGGCTAAAAAACATAAGCTTCCCAAGGCCATCCGCGACTTCATCCCAGAACACCAGGGGACGATGCAAATCTCATATTTTTACCACCAAGCCCGCGCCCTAGCTGAAAAAGAAGGCCAACCCCCAGAGAGTGTGGATGAACAGTTATTCCGGTATGCTGGCCCCATCCCCCAATCGCGGGAAACAGGCGTTGTAATGTTGGCGGATAGTTGTGAAGCGGCCCTGCGCTCCCTGAAAGAAGCAACCCCCGACCAAGCAGCCATTATGGTCAATCGTATATTTCGGGCTCGTTGGCAGGATGGTCAATTAGCTGAATCTGGCATTGAGAAAAATGAGTTGCCGTCCATTGTGGATGTTTTTGTAAAAGTGTGGGAGCAATACAATCACAAGCGCATTGCCTATCCCCAAGCGGCATTGGAGTCTCGCCGTTAA
- a CDS encoding DUF3134 domain-containing protein — MKNPSLRQEPRYAPASVIALEQKTSLLEWLEENGRIIYREKKDDIIDEMADDQDLSELMDEDGFEDDDDDDDADLD; from the coding sequence ATGAAAAATCCTTCCCTGCGCCAAGAACCTCGATATGCGCCTGCCTCTGTGATTGCCCTAGAGCAAAAGACATCGTTACTAGAATGGCTAGAAGAAAACGGTCGCATTATCTACCGTGAGAAAAAAGACGACATCATCGATGAGATGGCAGACGATCAAGATTTATCTGAGCTGATGGATGAAGACGGCTTTGAAGATGACGACGATGACGATGATGCTGACCTTGATTAA
- the trmD gene encoding tRNA (guanosine(37)-N1)-methyltransferase TrmD, whose translation MALHFDLVTLFPDFFTSPLQSGLLGKALGKGIATVNFTNPRDFTTDKHRSVDDEPYGGGAGMLLKPEPLFAAVESLPMQPKREVILMTPQGQRLDQQLLAELTTYDQLVLICGHYEGVDERVREHLVTREISLGDFVLTCGEIPALTLLNGVIRLLPGTVGKEASLKADSFQVPLLDYPQYTRPAKFRGWEVPEVLRSGNHQKIAAWRLAQQIERTQVRRPDLWAAWQASQGEVQE comes from the coding sequence ATGGCTTTACATTTCGATCTTGTGACCCTTTTTCCGGATTTTTTTACCTCGCCGCTCCAGTCCGGCCTCCTGGGAAAAGCTTTAGGGAAAGGCATTGCCACCGTTAACTTCACCAATCCCCGGGACTTCACGACGGATAAACACCGGAGCGTTGATGATGAACCCTACGGAGGCGGTGCAGGGATGCTATTAAAACCAGAACCCCTCTTTGCGGCAGTGGAGTCTTTACCTATGCAACCCAAACGGGAGGTGATTTTGATGACGCCCCAAGGACAACGACTTGATCAACAGCTTTTGGCGGAATTAACCACCTATGACCAGTTGGTTTTAATCTGCGGCCATTATGAGGGGGTCGATGAACGGGTGCGGGAGCATTTGGTGACCCGGGAAATTTCCTTGGGTGATTTTGTCTTGACCTGTGGCGAAATTCCGGCGTTGACGTTGCTCAATGGGGTGATTCGCTTACTGCCGGGCACGGTGGGAAAAGAGGCGTCCCTCAAGGCCGATAGTTTCCAGGTGCCGCTGTTGGACTATCCGCAATACACGCGCCCCGCTAAGTTCCGGGGGTGGGAAGTGCCAGAGGTCTTGCGGTCTGGTAATCACCAAAAAATTGCGGCATGGCGCTTGGCCCAGCAAATTGAACGCACCCAAGTACGACGGCCGGATCTGTGGGCGGCTTGGCAAGCTTCTCAAGGGGAGGTTCAGGAATGA
- a CDS encoding MBL fold metallo-hydrolase encodes MELTYLDSNSWLIEMAGKRILLDPWLVGSLMFGNTPWLFKGDRPQDRPIPKNVDLILLSQGLPDHAHVPTLEQLDHALPVVGSPNAAKVVQSLGYQTIHTLEHHQKYTIDNLEILALKGSPVGPTTFENGYLLKDLSTGQTLYYEPHGYHSPEVKQYAPIDVVVTPLINLTLPLLGPVIKGQASALQVCEWLKPQVILPTAAGGDVNFEGLVMKFLKPQGTVADFKQMLHQKQPDTLVLEPTPGTPCTVLA; translated from the coding sequence ATGGAATTGACATATCTCGACAGTAATAGCTGGCTCATTGAGATGGCTGGCAAACGCATTTTGTTGGATCCGTGGCTAGTGGGCTCGTTGATGTTTGGGAATACACCTTGGCTATTTAAAGGCGATCGCCCCCAGGATCGGCCCATTCCCAAAAACGTTGACTTGATTTTGTTATCCCAAGGGCTACCAGACCATGCCCATGTACCGACCCTAGAGCAGTTGGATCACGCCTTACCCGTTGTCGGCTCCCCGAATGCGGCCAAGGTTGTGCAATCTCTGGGTTATCAAACCATCCACACCCTAGAGCACCACCAGAAATACACCATTGACAACTTAGAAATTCTGGCCCTGAAAGGGTCTCCGGTGGGGCCAACAACCTTTGAAAATGGCTACCTGCTCAAGGATCTCAGCACTGGGCAAACCCTTTACTACGAACCCCACGGTTACCATTCCCCGGAAGTAAAACAGTATGCTCCGATTGATGTTGTGGTGACGCCATTAATTAATCTCACCCTGCCCCTCCTCGGCCCCGTAATCAAAGGTCAAGCGAGCGCGTTGCAAGTGTGTGAATGGCTAAAACCCCAGGTGATTTTACCCACTGCTGCTGGCGGAGATGTCAACTTTGAAGGGTTGGTGATGAAGTTCCTTAAACCCCAAGGTACTGTTGCTGACTTTAAGCAAATGCTCCACCAAAAACAGCCTGATACCCTCGTTTTAGAACCGACGCCAGGGACGCCCTGTACCGTTTTGGCCTAA
- a CDS encoding DUF2325 domain-containing protein: MDIELENLEASVENLLSAAKTHLEEKKLQQQRDEQYQDIVRQREAKLHPLLKKVEEMISTYRAEGYHNADIIQQLQEKAADIRREIAEIPEKATEIVDAQLVLREERLLEEKAREKVQRWQSDLRDDLLDMIFEQQDFFSATDAAIAIRGYVEDLKEIGALEEVVDALINQINEHSEEGPVARLRGTHEQTLNFIYNKALENRSRTEHHPNIQPKSRHRKSDKRPELYADLAGKVLVFGGHDRLQTAVKNRLRNSQVELQWYSEQDGLQLSAQGEAQVTNVDLILIITGYASHSMTERAMEACKKADRKYEIINTTGMTRVLEAIEAGLKTQQLAQLWNK, encoded by the coding sequence ATGGATATCGAACTCGAAAACCTAGAGGCCTCTGTTGAAAATTTGTTATCTGCGGCGAAGACCCACCTCGAAGAAAAAAAATTACAGCAGCAACGGGACGAACAATACCAGGACATTGTGCGCCAACGGGAAGCGAAGCTGCACCCTCTCCTCAAAAAAGTAGAAGAAATGATCAGTACCTACCGGGCGGAAGGATATCACAATGCCGACATAATCCAACAATTACAGGAAAAAGCTGCAGATATTCGCCGTGAAATAGCCGAAATACCCGAAAAAGCCACTGAAATTGTCGATGCCCAACTGGTACTCCGGGAAGAAAGACTTTTAGAAGAAAAAGCGCGGGAAAAAGTCCAACGCTGGCAATCTGATCTCCGGGATGATCTGCTCGATATGATCTTTGAACAGCAGGACTTTTTTAGTGCCACCGATGCGGCGATCGCCATCCGGGGTTATGTCGAAGATCTCAAGGAAATTGGCGCCCTCGAAGAAGTGGTCGATGCCCTGATTAACCAAATCAATGAACATAGCGAAGAAGGCCCCGTTGCCCGGCTGCGGGGAACCCACGAACAAACTCTCAACTTTATCTACAACAAAGCTCTCGAAAACCGTTCCCGCACGGAACACCACCCCAATATTCAACCTAAATCCCGCCACCGCAAATCCGACAAACGCCCTGAACTGTATGCCGATCTTGCTGGAAAAGTCTTAGTTTTTGGGGGACATGATCGCCTCCAAACCGCCGTCAAAAATCGCCTGCGGAATTCCCAGGTGGAATTGCAATGGTACAGCGAACAGGACGGCCTCCAGCTTTCCGCCCAGGGGGAAGCCCAGGTGACTAATGTTGACCTCATTTTGATTATCACGGGCTATGCGAGCCATTCCATGACGGAGCGGGCCATGGAAGCCTGTAAAAAAGCAGACAGAAAATATGAAATTATCAACACCACAGGCATGACTAGGGTGCTAGAAGCCATCGAAGCAGGACTTAAAACCCAACAATTGGCGCAACTGTGGAATAAATAA
- a CDS encoding cyanophycinase yields the protein MPSETSLAQQTSFKSSILVIGGAEDKVHGKEILASFFRRSGGTEAAIAIIPSASREPLLIGDRYQRIFEDMGVAKVKVLDVRDRIHAEDRYYQEFVEDCTGVFMTGGDQLRLCGLLSDTPLMERIRQRIHSGEITLAGTSAGAAVMGHHMIAGGSSGESPNRGLVDLAMGLGMIPEIIVDQHFHNRNRMVRLLSTIAVHPDRLGIGIDEDTAAVFEQEGYLEVLGRGTVTIVDAQDLTHTNQSRVDTSEPLSLHNLHLHVLCHGDRYDLKNHRPMSGNL from the coding sequence ATGCCGTCAGAAACTTCTCTTGCTCAGCAAACTTCTTTTAAGAGTTCCATCCTTGTCATTGGGGGAGCGGAAGATAAGGTTCATGGTAAGGAGATTCTCGCTTCGTTCTTCCGGCGGTCTGGGGGAACCGAGGCGGCGATCGCCATTATTCCGTCGGCATCCCGCGAACCGTTATTGATTGGCGATCGCTACCAACGAATTTTTGAGGACATGGGCGTCGCCAAGGTCAAGGTTTTGGACGTGCGCGATCGCATCCATGCCGAAGACCGCTATTACCAAGAATTTGTTGAAGATTGTACTGGCGTTTTTATGACGGGCGGCGACCAGCTCCGGCTCTGTGGTCTGCTTTCAGATACACCATTAATGGAGCGCATTCGCCAACGGATCCACAGCGGCGAAATCACCCTCGCTGGCACTAGCGCCGGGGCAGCAGTGATGGGCCACCACATGATTGCCGGGGGCAGTAGCGGTGAATCTCCCAACCGAGGCCTCGTGGATTTGGCCATGGGTCTGGGGATGATTCCAGAAATTATCGTCGATCAGCATTTTCACAACCGCAATCGCATGGTGCGCCTCCTCAGTACCATTGCCGTACATCCGGATCGTCTGGGCATCGGCATTGACGAAGATACGGCGGCGGTCTTTGAGCAGGAAGGCTATTTAGAAGTCCTAGGCCGGGGGACGGTCACCATTGTTGATGCCCAGGATTTGACCCACACAAATCAGTCCCGCGTCGATACATCTGAACCGTTGAGTCTCCATAATTTGCATTTGCATGTCCTCTGCCATGGCGATCGCTACGACCTCAAAAACCACCGGCCAATGTCCGGAAACCTTTAA
- a CDS encoding DUF697 domain-containing protein gives MQKPILVGGLGLALFFAVLGRWQGNIFDLGEWLFWGAIAWGGLLLWQKKQPQHLQDNPQNPLKRKDVDQAIANAQQWVLALQQEVPDQDFTTFRQTLDNLHQEFQRERFTVAITGGRGTGKTTLLKQLQATASAHTLQETPPLFTDLASYDQAAQNQVFAADLVIFLVNGDLMASQWQTLNHWHQARQTILIAFNKQDQYQPEQRELILNQLRNHCQPAIAPQNILPITAAPQAIKVKKIQADGTATEHFERPDPVIASLQNQLQTLLSQPETQQQLLWSTIWRTARLTQHNAKQTLNQFRRERALPILEKYQWLAAGATFANPVAALDLLATAAVTGQMIMDLGGVYQQRLSLSQAQAIATTLGKQMIQLGLVELSTQAVGGVLKTNAITYLAGGAVQGVSAAYLTHIAGLSLIQYFQEQNPQTATDSLNFEKLSQILKQVFEQNQRSQFFGNFVKGALNRLSPQAIG, from the coding sequence ATGCAAAAACCCATTCTTGTTGGTGGCTTAGGTTTAGCCTTATTTTTCGCAGTCTTGGGTCGCTGGCAAGGCAATATTTTCGACCTCGGCGAATGGTTATTTTGGGGGGCGATCGCCTGGGGTGGTCTCCTGCTCTGGCAAAAAAAACAGCCCCAACACCTCCAGGACAATCCCCAAAATCCCCTCAAACGAAAAGACGTTGACCAAGCCATTGCAAACGCCCAACAGTGGGTGCTGGCGCTCCAGCAGGAAGTGCCGGATCAAGATTTCACAACTTTTAGGCAAACCCTAGATAACCTCCATCAAGAATTTCAACGGGAGCGCTTCACCGTAGCGATCACGGGTGGCCGGGGCACTGGAAAAACAACCCTCCTCAAGCAGCTCCAAGCCACAGCATCAGCTCATACTCTCCAGGAAACACCGCCCCTATTCACCGACCTCGCCAGCTATGACCAAGCGGCCCAAAACCAAGTCTTTGCTGCTGACCTCGTGATTTTCCTGGTGAATGGGGATTTGATGGCCTCCCAATGGCAGACCCTCAACCATTGGCACCAGGCTCGCCAAACAATTCTCATCGCCTTTAACAAGCAAGACCAATATCAGCCAGAACAACGGGAATTAATCCTGAACCAACTGCGCAACCATTGTCAGCCGGCGATCGCCCCCCAAAATATCCTCCCCATCACCGCCGCGCCCCAGGCGATCAAAGTTAAGAAAATTCAAGCCGATGGCACCGCAACTGAGCATTTTGAACGTCCCGATCCGGTCATTGCGTCCCTGCAAAATCAACTCCAAACCCTCCTCAGTCAGCCCGAAACCCAACAACAACTACTCTGGTCAACCATCTGGCGCACCGCACGGCTCACCCAGCACAATGCCAAGCAAACCCTCAATCAATTCCGACGGGAACGGGCTTTACCGATCCTCGAAAAATATCAGTGGTTGGCCGCCGGCGCGACCTTTGCCAATCCCGTTGCTGCTTTAGATTTACTGGCAACGGCAGCCGTGACAGGACAAATGATTATGGATTTAGGAGGGGTTTATCAACAGCGCCTTTCTTTAAGTCAGGCCCAGGCGATCGCCACGACCCTGGGGAAACAAATGATCCAACTTGGCCTCGTGGAACTCTCTACCCAGGCCGTCGGGGGAGTGCTCAAAACCAACGCGATTACCTACCTTGCCGGGGGCGCTGTCCAGGGAGTGAGTGCGGCCTATCTGACCCACATTGCGGGGCTGAGTTTAATTCAATATTTCCAAGAACAAAATCCCCAAACCGCCACTGACTCTCTCAATTTCGAGAAATTAAGTCAAATTCTCAAGCAGGTTTTTGAGCAAAATCAGCGGTCACAATTTTTCGGCAATTTCGTGAAAGGTGCCCTAAATCGCCTATCTCCCCAAGCGATTGGGTAA
- a CDS encoding glutathione S-transferase family protein — translation MAVPPKFLIQTAQFVWHRLWQTLMSPLAPSDPTGNFQRVESQFRHWVGSEQFPAEPNRYRLYIGLTCPWAHRTAITRILKGLEDVVELSVAIADVSVGGWRLENDPTGCRSMKELYQLGQAGYKGRCSVPVLWDCQTYQIVNNESAEIIVMLNAAFNQFAKFPERDLYPQALQAEGDRLNDLIYHTVNNGVYKCGFARTQAAYDQAATALFQTLDDLDERLGDRRYLLGNQLTLCDIRLFTTLIRFDLVYHGLFKCDRRRICDYKNLWGYLRDIYQLPGVAATCPLKTIQQEYYRSLFPLNPSGIVPLGIDLQALHTPHHRSEKFIT, via the coding sequence ATGGCAGTTCCCCCAAAGTTCTTGATTCAAACAGCACAATTTGTCTGGCATCGCCTCTGGCAAACCCTAATGTCTCCACTAGCCCCCAGCGATCCGACGGGCAATTTTCAACGGGTCGAGAGTCAATTTCGCCATTGGGTTGGTTCTGAACAGTTTCCAGCCGAGCCCAACCGTTATCGACTTTACATTGGCCTCACTTGCCCCTGGGCGCACCGGACGGCCATTACCCGCATTCTCAAAGGCCTAGAGGATGTAGTTGAGTTGAGTGTGGCGATCGCCGATGTATCTGTGGGGGGCTGGCGTCTGGAAAATGACCCCACGGGTTGCCGCAGTATGAAAGAGCTTTATCAATTGGGACAGGCGGGTTACAAGGGTCGCTGTTCTGTGCCAGTGCTCTGGGATTGCCAAACGTATCAGATCGTTAATAACGAGAGCGCAGAGATCATTGTGATGCTCAATGCTGCCTTTAATCAGTTTGCGAAATTTCCAGAGCGGGATCTCTACCCCCAAGCTTTACAAGCAGAAGGCGATCGCCTGAATGATCTGATCTATCACACCGTTAACAATGGCGTTTACAAATGTGGCTTTGCCCGCACCCAAGCTGCCTATGACCAAGCAGCGACAGCACTCTTTCAAACCCTAGATGATCTCGATGAACGCTTAGGCGATCGCCGCTATCTTTTGGGCAACCAACTCACTCTCTGCGATATCCGCCTGTTTACCACCCTGATTCGCTTCGATCTGGTGTACCACGGCCTCTTTAAATGCGATCGCCGTCGCATCTGTGATTACAAAAATCTTTGGGGTTATCTACGGGACATTTATCAACTGCCGGGTGTTGCCGCCACCTGTCCCCTTAAGACGATCCAACAGGAATATTACCGCTCCCTATTCCCTCTCAATCCCAGCGGTATCGTTCCCCTCGGCATCGATTTACAGGCGTTGCATACCCCCCACCACCGCTCAGAAAAGTTTATAACATAG